One genomic window of Manihot esculenta cultivar AM560-2 chromosome 16, M.esculenta_v8, whole genome shotgun sequence includes the following:
- the LOC110607368 gene encoding syntaxin-51 isoform X1 gives MNRHRDMVANLRTKVNQMASTLNMSNFANRDSLLGPEIKPADAMRRTEGLDNHGIVGLQWQIMKEQDEGLEKLEETVTSTKHIALAVNEELDLHIRLIDDLDQHVDVTDSRLRANSHYFAIIEQIAEGNMWLNDNIGVVPKNSWAIDPFGYSATMAYLSAVWVSRTCLFRGLIMR, from the exons ATGAATCGTCACAGGGACATGGTTGCAAATTTGAGAACAAAAGTAAACCAAATGGCTTCCACATTGAATATGTCAAACTTTGCCAACAGGGATAGCTTGTTGGGTCCAGAAATAAAGCCAGCTGATGCCATGCGTAGAACTGAAGGTCTGGACAACCACGGCATTGTCGGTCTTCAGTGGCAAATTATGAAAG AGCAAGATGAGGGCCTTGAAAAGTTGGAGGAGACAGTAACAAGTACAAAACATATTGCACTGGCAGTCAATGAAGAACTTGATCTTCACATTAGACTTATT GATGACTTGGATCAACATGTGGATGTTACTGATTCCCGCTTACGG GCCAATTCACATTACTTTGCCATAATTGAACAG ATTGCAGAGGGGAATATGTGGTTGAACGACAACATTGGTGTTGTTCCTAAAAATTCTTGGGCAATAGATCCATTTGGCTACTCAGCTACCATGGCATATCTCTCCGCCGTATGGGTTTCGAGAACATGCTTATTCAGAGGACTCATTATGAGGTAA
- the LOC110607368 gene encoding syntaxin-51 isoform X2, with the protein MNRHRDMVANLRTKVNQMASTLNMSNFANRDSLLGPEIKPADAMRRTEGLDNHGIVGLQWQIMKEQDEGLEKLEETVTSTKHIALAVNEELDLHIRLIDDLDQHVDVTDSRLRIAEGNMWLNDNIGVVPKNSWAIDPFGYSATMAYLSAVWVSRTCLFRGLIMR; encoded by the exons ATGAATCGTCACAGGGACATGGTTGCAAATTTGAGAACAAAAGTAAACCAAATGGCTTCCACATTGAATATGTCAAACTTTGCCAACAGGGATAGCTTGTTGGGTCCAGAAATAAAGCCAGCTGATGCCATGCGTAGAACTGAAGGTCTGGACAACCACGGCATTGTCGGTCTTCAGTGGCAAATTATGAAAG AGCAAGATGAGGGCCTTGAAAAGTTGGAGGAGACAGTAACAAGTACAAAACATATTGCACTGGCAGTCAATGAAGAACTTGATCTTCACATTAGACTTATT GATGACTTGGATCAACATGTGGATGTTACTGATTCCCGCTTACGG ATTGCAGAGGGGAATATGTGGTTGAACGACAACATTGGTGTTGTTCCTAAAAATTCTTGGGCAATAGATCCATTTGGCTACTCAGCTACCATGGCATATCTCTCCGCCGTATGGGTTTCGAGAACATGCTTATTCAGAGGACTCATTATGAGGTAA